From Erigeron canadensis isolate Cc75 chromosome 8, C_canadensis_v1, whole genome shotgun sequence, one genomic window encodes:
- the LOC122580354 gene encoding ethylene-responsive transcription factor ERF027-like: MSDPPPPPPPPPPPVSKIQLPPKPPTTVMISSSNASAAGGGGSPSSRRSPGRHPTFRGIRSRSGKWVSEIREPRKSKRIWLGTYPTPEMAAAAYDVAALSLKGNDAVLNFPDFVGSYQVPALPEPAMIRSAAGAAAELIMLKSSSSNVLGHHHSSSSRRDDDVLESPHPAAPANNDEQPAAVDGGNNDEEVFMDVDTLFDMPNLLADMAEGMLMSPPPQHSSPPGDHDDSSDCDHLWSY; the protein is encoded by the coding sequence ATGTCTGACccgcctcctccacccccacccccacccccaccTGTTTCTAAAATCCAATTACCTCCCAAACCCCCCACTACTGTTATGATCAGTAGTAGTAATGCTTCTGCAGCAGGCGGCGGCGGCTCTCCCAGCAGCCGCCGTAGTCCGGGGAGACATCCCACGTTTCGTGGGATACGGAGCCGTAGCGGGAAATGGGTGTCTGAGATCCGTGAGCCGCGTAAAAGCAAACGTATCTGGCTCGGCACATACCCCACCCCAGAGATGGCTGCGGCCGCATATGACGTGGCTGCCTTGTCATTAAAAGGGAATGATGCGGTTTTGAACTTCCCTGATTTCGTTGGGTCTTACCAAGTGCCGGCTTTGCCTGAGCCGGCTATGATCAGGAGCGCCGCAGGAGCTGCAGCAGAGCTGATAATGCtgaaatcttcttcttctaatgtACTTGGTCATCATCATAGTAGCAGCAGCAGAAGGGATGATGATGTGTTAGAGTCGCCCCACCCTGCAGCCCCTGCTAATAATGATGAGCAGCCGGCGGCGGTGGACGGCGGGAATAATGATGAAGAGGTCTTTATGGATGTTGATACACTATTCGATATGCCGAATTTGTTAGCGGATATGGCGGAAGGAATGCTGATGAGCCCCCCTCCCCAGCATAGTAGTCCCCCAGGGGACCATGATGATTCTTCCGACTGTGATCATTTGTGGAGCTACTAG